Proteins encoded by one window of Procambarus clarkii isolate CNS0578487 chromosome 55, FALCON_Pclarkii_2.0, whole genome shotgun sequence:
- the LOC138352938 gene encoding uncharacterized protein, with translation MGDGMWGMLDDVTPMLDDVTAMLDDVTPMLDDVTPMLDDVTPMLDDVTPMLDDVTPMLNDVTPMLDDVTPMLDDVTPMLDGVTPMLDDVTPMLDDVTPMLDDVTPMLDDVTPMLDDVTPMLDDVTPMLDGVTPMLDDVTPMLDDVTPMLDEVTAMLDDVTPMLDEVTAMLDDVTAMLDDVTAINTHSTISNTHSTISNTHSTFSNTHSTISNTHSTFSNTHSTFSNTHSTISNTHSTFSNTHFTISNTHSTISNTHSTFSNTHSTISNTHSTISNTHSTISNTHSTFSNTHSTISNTHSTFSNTHSTFSNTHSTISNTHSTFSNTHSTFSNTHSTISNTHSTFSNTHSTISNPHSTFSNIHSTFSNTHSTFSNTHSTISNTHSTFSNTHSTISNTHSTISNTHSTFSNTHSTISNTHSTFSNTHSTFSNTHSTFSNTHSTFSNTHSTFSNTHSTFSNTHSTISNTHSTFSNTHSTFSNTHSTISNTHSTISNTHSTFSNTHSTISNTHSTFSNTHSTFSNTHSTISNTHSTISNTHSTISNTHSTISNTHNLDILDSRTSTNQTTAVNGFAPPSAHHLAKSFDINKKMSSTLKTQRLPPARVLERRRAGD, from the exons ATGGGAGATGGGATGTGGGGGATGTTGGATGACGTCACGCCCATGTTGGATGATGTCACGGCCATGTTGGATGATGTCACGCCCATGTTAGATGACGTCACGCCCATGTTGGATGATGTCACGCCCATGTTGGATGATGTCACGCCCATGTTGGATGACGTTACGCCCATGTTGAATGATGTCACGCCCATGTTGGATGATGTCACGCCCATGTTGGATGATGTCACGCCCATGTTGGATGGTGTCACGCCCATGTTGGATGATGTCACGCCCATGTTGGATGATGTCACGCCCATGTTGGATGATGTCACGCCCATGTTGGATGATGTCACGCCCATGTTGGATGATGTCACGCCCATGTTGGATGATGTCACGCCCATGTTGGATGGTGTCACGCCCATGTTGGATGATGTCACGCCCATGTTGGATGATGTCACGCCCATGTTGGATGAAGTCACGGCCATGTTGGATGATGTCACGCCCATGTTGGATGAAGTCACGGCCATGTTGGATGATGTCACGGCAATGTTGGATGATGTCACGGCAAT CAACACCCACTCCACCATCAGCAACACCCACTCCACCATCAGCAACACCCACTCCACCTTCAGCAACACCCACTCCACCATCAGCAACACCCACTCCACCTTCAGCAACACCCACTCCACCTTCAGCAACACCCACTCCACCATCAGCAACACCCACTCCACCTTCAGCAACACCCACTTCACCATCAGCAACACCCACTCCACCATCAGCAACACCCACTCCACCTTCAGCAACACCCACTCCACCATCAGCAACACCCACTCCACCATCAGCAACACCCACTCCACCATCAGCAACACCCACTCCACCTTCAGCAACACCCACTCCACCATCAGCAACACCCACTCCACCTTCAGCAACACCCACTCCACCTTCAGCAACACCCACTCCACCATCAGTAACACCCACTCCACCTTCAGCAACACCCACTCCACCTTCAGCAACACCCACTCCACCATCAGCAACACCCACTCCACCTTCAGCAACACCCACTCCACCATCAGCAACCCCCACTCCACCTTCAGCAACATCCACTCCACCTTCAGCAACACCCACTCCACCTTCAGCAACACCCACTCCACCATCAGCAACACCCACTCCACCTTCAGCAACACCCACTCCACCATCAGCAACACCCACTCCACCATCAGTAACACCCACTCCACCTTCAGCAACACCCACTCCACCATCAGCAACACCCACTCCACCTTCAGCAACACCCACTCCACCTTCAGCAACACCCACTCCACCTTCAGCAACACCCACTCCACCTTCAGCAACACCCACTCCACCTTCAGCAACACCCACTCCACCTTCAGCAACACCCACTCCACCATCAGCAACACCCACTCCACCTTCAGCAACACCCACTCCACCTTCAGCAACACCCACTCCACCATCAGCAACACCCACTCCACCATCAGCAACACCCACTCCACCTTCAGCAACACCCACTCCACCATCAGCAACACCCACTCCACCTTCAGCAACACCCACTCCACCTTCAGCAACACCCACTCCACCATCAGCAACACCCACTCCACCATCAGCAACACCCACTCCACCATCAGCAACACCCATTCCACCATCAGCAACACCCACAACCTCGACATCTTAGACTCCCGGACTTCGACTAATCAGACCACAGCGGTAAACGGGTTCGCGCCTCCCAGCGCCCATCACCTCGCCAAGAGCTTCGATATCAACAAAAAAATGTCCTCGACGCTGAAGACTCAAAGACTTCCGCCCGCGCGGGTCCTCGAGCGACGCCGGGCGGGGGATTAA